The Oreochromis aureus strain Israel breed Guangdong linkage group 15, ZZ_aureus, whole genome shotgun sequence genome contains the following window.
actgaccaaaacccactgatcaaagaacactgatcaatggccatgagtaccattcacagagagttggggaatggctgcaatcacagcgttgtaagatggcgaaagatgtacccttaggccccctcctcgattcagagatggtctttccctcttcacgtaaatggcctccttgactccgcgctcaaaccagatACATAAGACATAGCATTCTAACTTTTTTTAGAATTGGGTTTGTAAGTTTAAAACATAGAACCATCTTtgtcaacaaacacaaaaggaaTTCCTATCTTTTGTTGTCCTGAAGTGCTTCATTAAGCTCAACAGCTCTCACAAGGTGTAGTAAAGGTAATGAACGATCTCAGATAAAAGCTTTGTGTCAGCCAGCACAATATTTGAAGCTGTGTAACAGATATTAATTAGGGTAATAATGGCCTGCGCCTCCACAGACCTCTCCCCACTGCAGGTATGCTGTCCATCACATTATAGCAGACAAATTAGCTGCAGTACCAGCATCCTCATATTGTGTCATTAGGCATCTGAGGCTCTCTGCTATTTTGCAGTGAACGACATAGGCTATAGCTTCTCTGGCAAAAGCTGAAACATgctatcaaaaacaaaaaaaacgccTTAAGATCAGTAAAATCTCATTTGCTTTTTTGAGTCAGGCACTGGAGTCGCTCTTTTTTATCCATCCCGAGCTCAAACTCAAGGATTATATTTTGTGTGACAACATTTCTAGGTTTAGTATTTCAGCTGTCGGGTCACACTGGGTCCGTGGGTTTCGCTACTTGTCACGGTCAGTTGTCCTTTACACTACCGACTACACTGACTCATAGCCGCCTCTTTGGGGAATATTTCGTGTTGCAGTAAAAAATCTGTcacagtttttttaatatagttcCAATTTTCTGTGACTCTTTTTACGCTGATTGCAACAAATTTTTGTTATTCCCACCTTCCAATATGCACTCAGAACATATCACATTTTAAGCTGTTTCACATGATCTCCAGAAAATATGAGGCTATTGTTGCCCTTTCTCTCATGTACCACTCTCAGGGGTCTGCTTCAGATTTTGCTATATCATGTCCTATAATGTTGTCGTTATCGTAGATTGACTTTCTCATATTATCGCAATTTAGAACAAACAGTCCGCACATTGAGAAATATAAAATTCAGTTTGTGCTGTGTCAGACTGGTGATCTGTGCAGGATGTACCCCAGGAAGACAATAGATGgctagataataataataataatactaggAGCAGAGAATCCATATGACAGCTGGAAGACAATCAAAGTGAATGTGTCTTTTCAAAGAAGTGAGTTTTGAGACAGAATTTGAAAGTAGTATGAGAGTCAGGGTTACAATTTTTTGGTGGGAGGGAATGTTTGCACACAGCTTTATTCATTTTATCGATTAGATCTGGTAGTAAAATAGTTGCCGTGCAGTGGATAAGCAGTAAAATGTTGTAATCACGGCCCCGCTGCAGACTAAACCTCAGCTGAATTATTGAATATTCAATTTTCGGTGATCCAAGTCaccgaaagaaaaaaaaattgcggTATAAATGATTCTCACTGAAAATTCACAATGACACAGACTAGCagagacaggataaagacaggATACAAAGCTCTATGGataaggcaaaagaaaaaagagcgtACCAATGACAAAAATAGAGTGAAATTAGTGTTGTGTGTTAAAtttgacatctgtgtttggtcCATTTGCTTAGGATGAGTAAACAAAGTACtcatatttttgtctttcaaCTTTATTGTATTTTAGTGACAGATCTCCACACAAACACTGAGATTTTACACCAGCTGTTACATTTTAGGTCACAGTGATCCATTGCCTGAGGAAACAGTAATAAAGATAATTGTGTTCAGGGGCACGGATGCTGTTAGATCTTCCATGCACTCAGCAGGTGACCTTTTGACTGCTCTGAGGTTGTTTATGCGAGCATACTTTTTCCTCACACTAAGCACGGATGCATTGTTATGTCCGATTCAATGATCACAGTCTGCTAACAAATCCTTAATCCctcaatatttaaaatatacagtaaaagCACAAGCTAGGTAAAGTAGAGGCATCTATCAACCcctaattaattaaattaaagtcGTGCCTCTGCTCCTTCTTGAGAGGCCCAGGAGGAGCAATTATGTCATTTAGAGCAAACGCACATTTATCTGTCTCAGAATAATGGTCTTTTGGAAGTAGAGCACTGTCCAACAGTAGCAGCACGCACAAAACAGTGGGAGTGAAAAATGTGTCTCACCTTTTGCAATATATTTCCATCAAACTGCTTTTGGAGAGGACAAAATTAACAATACTGACATGATTCTGACAACGCTGCGCTGCTGCCAGCCTCCAGAGCTCacctgaaacaggaagtatggAACTTCAAACAACAATCAAATCAACACCGCCTCACCGTCATTATGTTCTGGCCCTGTATTTATAGAAATAACCTCTATGATTTACCGTTTCCAGttcctttttaaaacacttGCTGGTAACGGGTGAATCATTTTGTCGTATCCAGGCTTTGAACATTACTTGTTTGTCGTAAAGAGACACTTACGCTTAAGCACAATAAAGAAGGACTGTAATTTAAAAAGGCAAATGAATATAAAATTGCCTTTCATTTGCTAACAAGATTTGTGATTTTCTGTGTTAAGATgagttgttgttcttgttttcaccactttttagtGAGTTTTATATAAAGtgctaaaaaacaaattaaatgaaaactttaaaaacacatcagctcTCAGTGGGGAGAAAATCAGGCTGGATTTCTGTTCTTGTACAGACTCCAAAATGTGTTAGGATCCGAAGGATGCCCCATTGTTCGATGGAAATTTGAATTATTAACATATAAAAGGCTGAAATCAAGAAATTTCAGTAAAAAACTGATGTGACAAGCTAGTCCAACTCAGAATGATACTCAGTAGTTTTTCCCCCATGTGTTTGTGTCCTGAAAAATTCAGGATGTATTTCTAATGAGACAATGGGTAGTGTCCTGAGGACTCTGCTCAGtgagctcctggacagtctgaaGTGCAGCCTGGTCTCATTGGATGGACCAAAACATAACATCACAGAGCTCCTCTACTGGTATTAGGTGAGCGTGGGCACCAGTCAATGGTATCaattccttcatcctccaggaactgcctgcatactcACACCGCATCAGGCCGGGTATAATCATGGCAGCGGTTGACCCGCCACGTTTGGTATTCTATAGCAAATGTCGATCGAGCTCCATACTGCTGGACAGGGCCCACTACAGAACGTCAGGGCCTCAGGCCACCTTCATGAactctgtttctgattgtttggtcagagacatttacaccagtggcctgctggagatcattttatatctctggcagtgctcatcATGTTCCTTCTTGCACAAAAGAGCAGAtcctgcagacctgctgatggatTAATGAGCTTCTAAGGCCCTCTCGAGCTCTCCTGTAATAACTgcctgtctcctggaatctccttcacgctcttgagactgtgctgggagacagtGCAAACCTTCTGGCAATGGCACGTATTGATGTGCCATCCTAGAGGAGTTGCTACCAGTAATGACACTGACCAGTTCAAAACTGGTGAAAAAATCGTCAGAAAAGATGAGGTGGGAAAAAAAGTCCACCTGTAACACCATTCCTGTTTCGGtggttgtctcattgttgccctCTCTACTGCACCTGTTATTATAACACCAAAGCACTGATTAACAACTCTCCTCTGATACTTAACCGAGCAGATCAATATTCCAGAAGTCTCTACTCTACTCTGACAAAAATGTTTCCCTTtgatttttttgagcagtgtgtATATAAAAGTCATATCACACACACCAGTGTAGCACCAGTGTTATCTTTTATGTGTCTCCCTCATAAAAATCCTATTATACTCACTGTATTGAGCTTAACAGAGATGAGCAATGGGCAGCTAAGACCTTTAATGAGCCCACTAGAAAAAATCAAATGCAGTAAGTCTTCTTACTCAGCAATAAAAGAAGTATACACCATGCATATCGGATTGATTTACATAATTCATGACTGATTGAATTTCAACCTCTAAAATAGTCCCAGACGCCACTAATGTCAATGTGAGGTGATGAAAAGGTCTCGTAGCTTATATTTGTGGCAGGCATATCGAACGGAAACTCCAGGCTCTTTTTCTGTGCACCTCTCGAAAACTTGGCCTTTGGGTTATTTTTACACCTTGAAACAAACAGTATCTATGCAACAGATCAGATATGTGATGTGTTTTACTAATTGTAGCCTAGACAGTGTCCTCTCATAACCTCATTACAAGCAGTCTAAGTTACTGAAGCTAGAGTTACAGTATAattcatccatccgtccatccatccattatccatccatccatccatccccttctgcttatccttatcaCGTTCGCACACTGGACAGGTTACCAGTCTGTCTcggggctaacacatagacagacaaccattcgcactcactttcacacctatgggcaatttagaatcaccaattaacctaaccccactaactgcataaCCTGcctattatttttaaattatcacCATCTAAGTAAGCATTTTACTATATTAGGGTTTCATATTAATCTGAAATGCTTTCGTCCACACCTGAATAACCTTGCAGGTCAAGTTcaataataaagcaaacacTGATAAAAAGGCAGTCATAAAAAGGCTGTTTTAGTAATAATTAGGGTCACCGAGATCAAATCTATAAAAGAGGTTAAGGGTTGAAGTATTTTAATGTGGGAGCTACGGCACATAACTCAGCATGGCCGATGTGCTGAAAGTATGCTACCAAAACTACAAACAGAATAAACATCTTTTGCACACCCAGAAAGGACTGAAAGGatattaccacaaagtaaactCGACCACTCTCGTGGCTGGGGACCTACACCAGCTACAGCACTGCAAAAAAAACAGGGTAGATAAGCACTACACACTCAGTGTAGCAgatatgaaataaaacaatgcaAACAGCACTTTTCTGCATGATAACTGGAACAAAAATGAAGCAAACATACCTGCTTTTCAGGAGCTTTTTAACAGTTTATAAATTGTGCCTTGGTCATAATTTCCCCTTCAGTGAGGAACTCTGATGTACACTTTTGATCAATAAAGTATAGTGATTATAGTCTAAGCTCCTGTCCTCTTTTTTCACTCTGTCTGAGTCCGTTCATCCAGTCCAGAGGAGGGTAACGGGGTTGAGTTAGAagatggctgaagtaaactttGGACAAGACTCTTAGGACATTAAGGAGGAGACGGGGAGTATGTGAAGCAGAAAGACAGAATGCTGTTCTTGCAGGGGGCTTTAAAACATGAGGGTCAGACTGAGTGGCTCAGATAAAGCACCTTTTCAGTCACTTGATGGGAGTCGTGACAAAAAACTTGAGAATGAGGAGAGCTTGACGTCATGACAGCACAAATATTGGAAAGCTAAAGTGTCAGGAATGACTCATTAATGGCCATAATCGCAGAACATAGATCTATTAAGGTTATGTAAAAGCTACTGAGAAAGTCAGACCACTTTTGACATATATTGGTGTATTTATAGTTACACAAATAGTTTGCGTTTAGTTCTAGTGCAAGTACTTAGGGATGAGAGCAGGCTCTTAGTGACCCAGTGCTTTTCTCAGATACCGGCAATAGTGTTGTGTGGTTTCCAGAAATAAGGCATCctgcattctttttttcttacataaTAAAATTTAATAGGTTACTTATGTACACCCAACTGTactctcatcagtccacagaatattttcccaacaGTCTTGAGGATCATCAGGATAtttgtttttggcaaatgtgagacgaACCTTTGTATTCTTTTTGGTCAAAAGTGTTTTTCCCCTTGGAAATCttccatggatgccattttttgCTTAGTCTCTTtgttattgttgaatcatgtaCTCTGATCTtaactgaggcctgcagttctttgaatgttgttctgggttcttttgtgacttcCTGGTTGACTGTTTGATGCGCTCTTTGAAATAGCTTCACAACTGTTTTCTAGATCAATAGATGTCAAcaactttgtttctcagctgttccTTTGAGGCACGATGTCTTTCTTTTACAGATGTTTCAGCCTACTTTGTCGTTCAGTAGGTCTAGCAGTGATGTGGctagtgaaactgaactcagctttccaaaaaaaaactgtggttAATCACAGACGAGGGATTACTTACAAGCCAGGTAGATTTTGATAGCCCCTCCACCCCCCAACTACCCAGTCCTAGATGCCACTAATGTCAATGTGAGGTGATGAAAAGGTCTCGTAGCTTATATTTATGGCAGGCATATCGAACGGAAACTCCAGGCTCTTTTTCTGTGCACCTCTTGACAACTTGGCCTTTGGGTTACTTTTACACCTTGAAACAAACAGTATCTATGCAACAGATCAGATATGTGATGTGTTTTACTAATTGTAGCCTAGACAGTGTCCTCTCATAACCTCATTACAAGCAGTCTAAGTTACTGAAGCTAGAGTTACAGTATAAtccatccgtccgtccgtccgtccgtccatccatccatccgtccgtccatccgtccgtccgtccgtccatccccttctgcttatccttatcaCATTTGCACACTGGACAGGTTACCAGTCTGTCTcggggctaacacatagacggAAACTCCAGGCTCTTTTTCTGTGCACCTCTTGACATCTTGACCTTTGGGTTATTTTTACACTTTGAAACAAACAGTATCTATGAAACAGATCAGATATGTGATGTGTTTTACTAATTGtagtatccatccatccatccatccatccatccatccatccatccatccatccatccatccatccacatctatgggcaatttagaatcaccaattaaccaaaCCCCcttattaaatgaaattatcaCTTAAAAATTGCATTTTGTGTTAACTTgggttatttttgtttgtctgacGAACTGAAATATGTAAgggaaaaatatgcaaaacactaAGAAGTCAGGAAGGAGGGTAAACACTTGTCATGGGACTGTATCTCGAAACGATGAAAACATGTGAATTAAAACCCTTTTATGCAATGATTGATCAGAACAGTGTTTAGTGCAGCATTGTTCTTTTTATTGGTCCATTGGAAACACATTGCACAAGTTCAAGAAGCGCAAGAAGCATACACATGCTTTAGAGTTGTTAACAGCATTCAAAAGATTTACAATGTCCAAAACATTCACCGTCAAGCAACAATCATCTTACTCTCAAATCATCGTTCTCATAACTCCAACAATCTCAGCAGGCCGAGATGTAAAGTAGTTACGAGTCCACACGTGACTTTTAAAATAGTTcatgtcttttgtctttttcatgtAAAGAATGTTAACAGTTTCATTGTTTCTTGATTGATTTCATACACAAGGGAAGAAATTCTAAAATTCAAAGCACAGTTCATGTGTGATATTCAAATAGGGTGAAAGTAAACGCAGCAAAGATCCGTTGTCAGACTCAAATTGGCAGCACATCGAAATTTTTTATTCCAGTGGGTACCAGAATATCCCGGTtcctcagttttttaaaaaaatgttgtgtttGGCTCAGACTAATTGCAGTTTATTACCACTTCACATTTCACAGGCTGCTTTAATTGGTGTGACAATGAATGACTTATTATTTAAAATCGAATAACACAGTTATATTCAGCCTGAAGCAGTGAAACAGAATGATTTGAAAGTGCATTAAAAGCTGAACTGATACAAATCAAGTACATATAATCATAACTTTATCTTTGacagaaaaaacccccaaaacacaaaGCTGTAGAGGTCACAGCATTCCCCACCTGACCCCAGGATGAAAATCACAAGCGCACTGCCAAAGTCGCTGTGTGAAAGTTTGCAGATAGCCCTCGTCTGAGAATCGGGTCTCAGAGTTTATAAGAATTTAGTGAAACTTCAGTCAGAGCGCACAGAGTTCTCAAATAACATTCAAAAGCAGCAGCATGGGAGGAAAATATGAGGACGTGTACCTTTAACAGTACTTATTTACATTCATTAGAGAAACCTGGCTGGTGGGCCAGACCTCTTTCTATTGAACTGTGCGCATACATGACACCACTGTGTGCTTCTTTAACAGACTCGAGGAGCATTTTCCTCACGTACCTCTTGTTTCTTGCCTTTTAACGGTAAGTAGTTTACATCACCAGTGACCTGCTCTTTACACCTTTACATGAAATCTGCCATTTCTtcatacaaacaaaaacaagaaaatcaagAAAGTCTGATCCAAGTCACATCATTCTTTCTTGAACGGCAaacatggaaaaagaaaaaacacagttgACTTTTACAGGGTGACTAAACGTGATTCTTGAGGAGATTTATAGTTGTTTCAGAAAGGAGGGGAAAGAAAATGATTACCACAATGATAAAAAGTGATCCTTAATGATTTCCAAGGAAATATTGCAATTCCAAGCAAGTTTAAGTGCAAAATGTCGATCAAGCAAACGGTTTTAGAGACAGCCTCTTCTTATCTTGAAATCACAGACATAGACATAAAGCTCGAGTGGCAATCAGTAAATCACTTCCAAGCTTTATCGACTCGGCTAAGTGGAGTCGCTGGCATCGCTGTGTTctgcaggtttttctttttcttttaagtcaCTGCACAACCATAGCTTCCCTGTGATGCTAGAGGAGGTTACACCAGTGTGCTCAAAAAGGTGCTGACACAGATGAATGCAGTTTAAGTAAATGGTTAAAACTAAATTCAATAGTCCATTAATAGCATTGGTACTGGGTTTGTCTTAAAGTGATTAATGCACAATTTGGATAGTACTATGAAATAATGTGCACACCTCTTAATAAATCCCAAAATTTGCTGTTATTGGCTTCAAATATTAGATCTTGGAGGCCTCATATTACTTTGTACCATCCTGGAAACGAATTAACATTCATATTTCATAGGACATAGCTACCATCCAGAAAGCCAGAGAGGACTCCTTGTAAATGTTGTTCAGGCTTTTACTGGGCCATTAGGTCGGGTTAAAATAGTGTTTAAATAagtaattattatttcattttgttttatactGTGGGGATGCAAATTTAATACCCTGATAAATTCTTGACAGCATGTGCTGTCAATATTTTCTCAGTTTGTGAAGGCTTCGTTAAAATAAAACCCACTCGTGTCTGCGTAACAACACTTAGGTGTTATATGTGAAATTCAGCCAAATGTAGCCAGCAACACTCTGTGCAATGCTCTCCTGAAAGAGGTTTTGTTCCCTGGGACACCTTTTTCACACAACAAACGAGGTTAATCCTTTGAGTGTAAGGCACTCAGCCTTCACAACTAACACAAGATAAACTCAATCTCAGATGAACAGATACGAGCAAAGAGAAAAAGCTCATTTTTCACATGGCTTTTTGCAGACAACAATTTCCGATCGGATCATTACCACTGAGCCTGTGTGCATTCTCGCAGCTGAAAGGCAAAGGCAAAACCAGACATGGCAGAGATGAGAGTACATCAGCCTAATCTAGTTGGCTGATATGCTGAGAAGGCAGAGTTGTGACAAGAATTTGCCCCGTAGCCTGAAGGTTACCATGACAGCGAATGAGCCGGGTCTCGAGGCTGTCAAACATTAACAGTATGTACAAAAACAAGtacaaaaaataacataaatatgGTGGCGTAAGATAATTACACCACCATGCCCATGGTTTTTTCTAACAGCAGCATCAACATTTATTCTGGTGGCACTAGAAGCAAACCACCTCATTAGAAATGACACTGACTTCATCTGAGACCTCAGGGGAAAAAATGCACTATACACATTAAAGggaattaataattaataccTATTTAGGGGTAGGATTGGGGCTGTAATGACAAAATATAGTGGATGCTAAGAAACAATGGTGGAATACAAATGGGGCTGTCCACAGTATCCAAGAAACCCACCAGTGAATGAAAGGCATATATCACACGGCTAAAAACATGTCGAAATCACGTGCCTGCAGCAAAAATTCACAAGTAGCAGCAAAGGTGCATTCATGTGACCGGCTCACATCATTAACGACTGATGGCAGCCTGCTGTGCAAGCAGCTTCAAATAAACTGTTTAGGAGTTTGTTACACTTTGTGGGGTTTTGAACATTTTGACATTGACTGTGTTCATTGCACCACTGTTCTTGATGATGATCACCAGTCTATACTTTCATTGATGTAACTGGTTAAAATCTATAAcaatctttcttttcttttttgtccaaACAGGTTTGGCTAGTGAAATTAGGCACATTCGTCGTTACACCTTGTGTTCTCGCAGATCATTAAAACCCTTTAATCCAGTGAAACACCTCCAGATGTGGGCATTCGTTTCATATGACTTGCCTTCAACATATTTCAAAAGGATGGTTCGGGACAGTTACGAACTGTCTCCCTGTGCATTTCACATACAGgagaaaaaaactttaaaagttcACATTGTCGTAGACCCAGCTGTTCCCCTAGGAACACCATGTACAGCTAAACTATACAATAAACTTTACAAAGTATAGCCTATACAACGGATACCAGGCAGGTAGCATTATCGGCattcagcacagaaacagcaaatATCATAGAGACTAATAAATAATGTTATTTACAACTGGCTCCAGTTTGGAATTTTCCTTTAGTTGCTCCTTTCAGTTTTCAAACAAGTGGTTACATTTCATGTAAGAGATGCCAAAGATATGTACATCTTAATTTAAGCAAGTTACAGTACCTTCACTCACAGACATTCACAAGAAACATTTGTCTTTTAGTTAGCTTATGGCTTCAAGTTACAGAACGCAGTGAGCATGAGATTCAGCACTTCCACGTGAGTCAGTTTGAATGCCCCAATACTGAAATACTGagtttgcttttaaaaatgaaaacggGTGACAATAGAGTTCCTGGTAACTGCACAGCAGCCTGTTGCATGAGATGACACGGTCATGCGTCCGCATGCTGGTTAGGTGGCTTTGAATGGAATGTGCTATATGCAAAACGAATGTTCAGAAGATAGTTTTCATTTCAGTATCAGTGCAACAGAGGCTACACTGGCTCCTGCTGCACAATATCCTGTCATGGGCAGAAATCCATTCTCACTCTTTTGCCTGTTTCATTATCCTGATAGAAAGCCCTCCTGGCTTCAGAATCACAAGATAGGAATTACTGCGCAAGGCTGGATTAATTTTAGAGGAGGGCGTTAAGAAGGTTTTGTTTCTTGGTTCTGTTTGTTAAGAGCTGTATGCGTCTCTTTCTGATCCTCTGAAGAGCAGTTGGAGACAGCATTAGCCATGATGCAGAACTTGCGCAGGAGGATCTCCCTGAGAAGCAGATAGACCCACGGGTCCAGGATCTGGTTGAGGGAGGCCAAGCGTATCGCCGTCAGAAAGAAGTTGCAATCTAGATGGAAATCCTGATTGGAGGTGCGGTTTGATGCTCCCTTTGAATTACACTGATCGGACGAGACCTGGGTGGAGATCATCCTCAGCATCAGCACCTGAGGGGAAGATGTTTGGGcagaactttattttttttttcacactgagaGAATGAGGAGAAAGCATGCCATTAAGTGACAAAAGCTTTAATTTACTGAACAAACGCTTGCTGGTTGGAAAATAGTTTCTGATTTTGTGTACAGAAGCCTATATTTTACGTTCATTAAATCATATAACGGAAACACACTCTAACAACAGTCCTGTTGGGGAACGAGCAAAAACTAATTTTCACGGTTGGTCTCTGCTGTCACAGAGCTGTGCCTTCTATTAATATCTCACTGGGACTGTTAAATATGTGACTGACAATCCATGATCTCATTGCGCACTATGCAGATCCCTAAACAGGACCCCTAAGTGGATTACCTCTTAATGGCAAAAGGCAGCAGCCtttcagagaaaacatgcaTGACATCATTTATGTGAGGAGAAGATGGATACAGATTTAAAGCTGTTTGTGACAAGTactgacacaaacacattaaaaatcaatccgtgtttttttaacattactTTACGGGACATAACTATATGAAACTATGACAGCACATTGTTATAAAATATGCCTACGCAAGTACACTGTaagaaaatatatatcctgcagTCGCCTGTAAAAAACATACCAGCAGAGGAGACCAGCATATAAGCAGGACGCACATAATCCCTAACAACTGGATGACGGTCTCCGTGGTGAGCCGTTCCCACTGCTTTGAAGACTGAGAAgtgcctgattttgttttacACCGGGTAACTACGCCCCGGATCGTCACCACATTGCAGAAAAGAGTTATAAGTAGAGCCGAAATCCCGAGTATGGCAAAAGTGGTGGAGAAGAATCTATTCCCCGGGACTTCGGCATCAACCGTGCTGATGAAGCACCAGGTGCCCGGCCACTGCTGCGTGTAGTCCCCGACCCCTGCTACTGGCAGCAGAGCAAACAGCAAAACAAGACCCCATATAACAGCTAAAATCTGCTTTGTCACACTTGTCTTCATGTGATTCGAGTACCAGTGCGGATTAGTTATAGCCAAGGCCCTTTCGATCGCCATGGCACTCGCCATGAAGAGAGCGCACAGGCCAAAAGTTGTCATGCACACGCCAAAAAAGGCGCATAACTTGCCAGATTTGTCGATGCGATCCCAATCCATACCACTTTGGTAAACTGAAATCACAATTGGACTTGTCAAAAGCTGCCCAAACAGGTCTGTCAGCGCCAGAGATCCAATGCAAAGCAAGAAGgactttttccttttattttccttctttctgtAGGAGATGCACACCAGGATAAGAGCTAACGAGTTGCCCACCATTCCGGTGATCATCATAGTTATAGGAAATCCAACTGATGCATATCCACAACTGGAATTATTTGTGCAATTGCTTTGGCGCAGTGTCTTGGAGACGTTGGCGTCCAGCATATCTTCTTCACTGGTGGTGTGCAAGCCCTCTAGAGAATCAAAGCTGATTCCAGTGATTGTTTCTGAAGGTGTATACTTATGTACAGCTGTTACCCCGTGCGTGTCGGTCCGGCATCATCTTGCGCCCCAAAGTGCTCCAACTGAATGCGATGCGTAAAGCGCGAGGTGTCCTTTAAGCGCTGGAGGCGGGACTATTTCGGGTCCGAAGGAAGCCCATATTTTCACTGTGCTCTAATAACCACTGTCCTTACGTGTCTGGAATAAGGGCACC
Protein-coding sequences here:
- the ptger3 gene encoding prostaglandin E2 receptor EP3 subtype, which encodes MLDANVSKTLRQSNCTNNSSCGYASVGFPITMMITGMVGNSLALILVCISYRKKENKRKKSFLLCIGSLALTDLFGQLLTSPIVISVYQSGMDWDRIDKSGKLCAFFGVCMTTFGLCALFMASAMAIERALAITNPHWYSNHMKTSVTKQILAVIWGLVLLFALLPVAGVGDYTQQWPGTWCFISTVDAEVPGNRFFSTTFAILGISALLITLFCNVVTIRGVVTRCKTKSGTSQSSKQWERLTTETVIQLLGIMCVLLICWSPLLVLMLRMISTQVSSDQCNSKGASNRTSNQDFHLDCNFFLTAIRLASLNQILDPWVYLLLREILLRKFCIMANAVSNCSSEDQKETHTALNKQNQETKPS